In Candidatus Pantoea floridensis, a single genomic region encodes these proteins:
- a CDS encoding MFS transporter, translated as MSTGSISDKPATSSGLTVDDITVIDNKLLKRAVGAAALGNAMEWFDFGVYSYLAVIIGQVFFADASATAQLIASFGTFAAAFLVRPIGGMVFGPLGDRIGRQKVLALT; from the coding sequence ATGAGCACAGGATCGATTTCAGATAAGCCGGCGACCTCCAGCGGGTTAACGGTTGATGATATCACCGTCATCGACAACAAATTGCTGAAGCGCGCCGTGGGTGCCGCTGCACTCGGTAACGCCATGGAGTGGTTTGATTTCGGCGTTTACAGCTATCTCGCCGTCATTATCGGCCAGGTCTTCTTCGCCGATGCCAGCGCAACCGCTCAGCTCATTGCCTCATTCGGTACTTTCGCCGCGGCATTTTTAGTGCGTCCCATTGGCGGCATGGTCTTTGGCCCGCTCGGCGATCGCATTGGACGCCAGAAAGTATTGGCGTTAACCAT